In Archocentrus centrarchus isolate MPI-CPG fArcCen1 chromosome 23, fArcCen1, whole genome shotgun sequence, the sequence ctgggtgaggtgttccgggcatgtcccaccgggaagaggccccgtggtagacccaggacacgctggagagattatgtatctcggctggcctgggaacgccttggggtctctctggatgagctggaggaggtggctggggagagggaagcctgggcttctctgcttaggcttctgcccccgcgacccagccccggataagcggaagaaaatggatggatggatggatggatggatggatggatggctacCAGTTGGGtttctgagacaggatgtactttaaagtgaaaaaaaaagtcaatccaTTAGTCACTCAGCAGAAGGATCTTAACTGTTTTCTGAACTGATTCCAAGGGGAAAAGCATCAGGTATCAGCTCTGGTGACATCAATAATACCCAATTCATTGTCATAATGCACCTCAGTATTTTTCTGTGCATCGGAGGAATGGCCAAACATTTTGAGAGGGAGCAGCAAGTAAACCGTGACTTTTGGGGGGGTGTAGAAGTCCAGTTTGAAGGGACATGCTGGTCTTCTGCAATCATCTTTGTACAAACAAGCTTTTTATGTTCCACAACAGCAGACGTGGACCATAACAAGGCCGTATGTGTGGAGAATGACCCAAAGAGCTGACATAATAAAGGTCGGAGGTCAACACACTaattttgaaaggaaaaaaacaaagtgctgcAAGATGTTAACATGTACTGTTGGTACTCTCATTTTTTGTATAATTGTTTTACCTTTTATAGTGGACTTGTTCTGTTTATTGGGCGTTTTTttgtatgaaaaataataaagaaggcCTGCTgcgaacaaaacaaacaaacaaacaaaaaaactggaacCCGTGCCCTGAGAAACGttccggtgcaaagtgcgattaaaatgcgttaaatttttgaattcgttaatttccccgtaattaatgaatcgaaattaatgcgttaaagtcccacccctagtaagAAGTTGACCACTATACCAGGGAGCCACTCAGTCACAGtctaaaataaatgttattgtCTTTCTTGACAATAACCAGTATATTTCATCCACTACTATTTATACTGACGTGGAACTGAAGATTATTGAAATAATCGTCTtctctggctgctccctttaggggttacTACAGAAGATCACGTCACCATCCTTTGCATCCTCCTGTATCACATCAGCTCCCTCCATGTCCTCCTCCACTACATCAacgaaccttctctgtggtcagATTATTTGTGATAAACAGCTGGCACAAAAGACAGACTAATGAAAACTTCCTACCTCATTCCAATAACATCctatttatttagtttagaTGTTTACCTATTAAACTACTctatttctcttttctatttaaaTGTGTGCCTATCTTTTGTGCTCttttaacctgtttttttttttttttttaaatactgtacCTATGTCATAGGTTGTGCCTAATGTGCCTAATGGCTGCAGTAACACCGAACTGTATGAAATTCGGGAATAAATGAAGTAGCGCTCATAGCATTTAAAACTACATTTCCCACAAGCCATTGCGACAATAACACAACCACGGGTCAGTTTCAACCATTCAGCGCCCGGCCATGGTGTTCTCTTACTGACGTGTCGGATCTGGTTATTACTGAGGAAAAACAGCTCTGTTTTTGATGCTGTTCCTTTAACCACCAGACGCCAACAGGTAGAAAAATGGCAGAACCCAGCAAGCAGGAAATTTCTGCTATTTTCAAGCGACTTCGCTCCATCCCTACAAATAAGGTGAGAGCTTTATAAACGGCAGACGGTGTACTCTCTTTCACAAGGAAGTCCGCTGAACTAAATATCTGACACGTCGCACTTTGTGAAAACGCCACGGCTGACTTCAGTTTACGAGCTTAATTTAACAGCTGTCCGACGGGTGTCATGTTTAAAATAAGTCGTGTTTTTGTTTAAGTGTTTAAAAACGTGCCTTGGTGTCGTTTGCAGAAGAATAATGTCGGAAAACTTAGAAACTGTAACCTGACGTGACGTTAGCAAAGAGAGCTGACAGCTAGCTAGCTACATTTTGACAGTTCACATCAGTCCTGTTTGTTTAAGGCTCCTTTTCTAAGGCCTTTACTGGACTCGGGATCATGTAAGAAGGCAGCACAGACATCTTTAGTGACAAGGAAGTGTTTGCGACTCGCTGCTGTAACTAGTATCTGCTTATCTTACTGCGAAAATAACGCCACTTCACTAACAGCTGTTTGAGTCAGCAACAACGTCTCCTGTTTATCCTCAGCCCGTCACAGCTGTTGTTTCATAGTCACACACCCACTTTACAATTGCAGGAGATTTTCTGTCTTATaaatgaatttgaaaataatcCATGCATAATATTTTTTCCCACTTGTCCCAACTTCCTGATAACCGAATTGGGTGTCAAATATAACAATCAAAATAACGTATAAATCTGCGTTTTACACATCCACGTCTCCTGtaattatgttttttaaaaaaccatttaacatattttaaagaACAGTAATTATTGCGCTGTACAGTGTGCCACGCTGTTGCTGAAACCTATTTAGTCTGGAAAAGGAAGAGACAAAACAGTGAGGTGACTTATCAAAGAGGATTTTACATGTGCCAACACCATGGGTGTACCATAGGGCAGTCCTCTTTGACATATTTTATATGTTTCAGTATTTTCTGACTAGATTGAGTCTGTCACTCTAACCTTGTTGTTCATATTACCAAAAGAAGACAAATTAATTTCATAGTTTCCTACATTTATAGAAGTATATTTATCCTCAGCTTCGACAGTTCATTGCATTCCACAGCTCACACCTTTTTTCTAAGAAAATTTTAATACTAGTACTGATTTGAAATCCTGTTAccatatatataaaacaaacatatgttaaaaacatctaaaatattaaatattgctGTGGTCCTGagtatttatttgtcacatttatgtCATAATCTACAAATAAaagttatttatatatatatataatatatatatatatttcaaccATGTTAACTTGAGCAACACTGTTactatataatttttaataaaataattacatgtTTTTCTTAGCTCATGGGGTGAGCTTGTAATAGTTTGAATTATTATATCAATAGTGTATTTTATGAAAGATTTGAAAATAAATGCTGAAAatcctaaaaagaaaaaaacaaggaaagtGTGACTCTTGAAAAGCTGGGcaaatcaatttttttaatggtatattattagtttttattaaatacacaacagaaagttataaaataaaatttttaggGGGgagtttgacatttttggaagCTTAAATTGGCCTTCaatctcttttattttattggtcTTAAGATAAAAGTAAAATGGAACACCTTCTCTTTGTATAATGAGATAATGCTCTATTTGTGTTCTCTGTCCCTCAGGTCTGCTTTGACTGTGCAGCTAAAAACCCCAGCTGGGCCAGCATCACCTATGGGGTTTTTGTCTGCATCGATTGCTCTGGGACTCACAGGTCTCTGGGGGTACACCTGTCATTTATTAGGTAAATCAGGACTTATTTTACTTGGAGTTGTATCAAATccagaaaatataaataatagtAAATGGAGTggtacttatatagtgcttttctactctgaggcttgtagtaagaaaacattcatccattcatacaagcacttttaaCCTAACAATCACCCActcaaaaaacaataaaaaaaactttgtgttCTGGTGATTTTACTTTTGTGGAAGGCCAAAAAGTGCCCAAAAAATTCTATATGCTAGGAAAACCCTGAACTCAGAGGGAGCTTTACTGTGCTGTATAAAAATTTCAAGTAAGGAGAGAGGTCAACGCAAAAGTAACGTGCTTCTCATGCTCTTGACCCATCTGCAAGAAGgatgtggttttaaaaaaaaaaaattatgtatgcactattaaagcttaaaaaaattgttttcttttgtttatttctatTTCCTCTTTTCAAACTGgggaaatttaataaaatatatttttttaaaaggtaagcagtttaaaataaatttaaaagacTTACCGTCATTTAAAATAACTACGCGAAGATGAAGTAATGCAGTAGTGAAGCTGCTTtaggctgctcccttattcctTGAGTCAGCACACCAGGTAGCTTCACATATGTGATTCAGCAGATTTTTGTGCcaaatgcccttcctgacacaacccagAAAGGATTTATTTCTCCTGACCTTGAACCtgggatcttttgcttgttaggcaaatgtttAAACCACTAGTACTAGTGCTGGATAAAGTACATTAAAAGGATTAAATAGAATGAAATATACAATGTCCAAGGAGCTGTCCCCAGAGATTGAGTGTAATGctggataaaaataaaacttaacgTCCCCCCCAAGCTAGTTCACGCAGGCAGCTCAAGCTGCACTGCCTCATGCATGCTcacatttctctctcttcttgtgTCATATGCCAAACATACCCTCCAATTTGGCAATCCCTTTAAGATGCAGAATTTCCATCTCTCCCTCTGACATGTCAGTGCTATTGCTTCCCTACATTCCTCCCCAGCATCCACATAAAGGCTCTGGGGGAATGTTTCTTCATTCCCTAATTTCCATGTGTGTCATCATTAGATCTGCATTATGAAGAAACATAACTGAACTATTTAATAAAAAGTGTTTAAACCTGGAGCCACTGCAAAACTGACATGATAGGTAAGGATTAGCCACTGGTGTCATGGCTGTCAGCATGGCTGATATTGGCCAATGATTGACCTATATATGGGTGCATCCATAATAGAAAATACAAAAGCGTGGATTAGTGTCTCATACCTTGAAAAGATAAATGTATCTGAACTTAATGGTATCTCTTATCAGTATAAAACATGGCTGCACAAGTGTGCACAAATAGAAGTAGAAGAGATTAAAATGGGAGTGGATGTGGTTTTTGTACCCAGTAGAGGTTTTTACTTGTCCAAACACACATTCTTCAAACCGTAACACTGTTATGCTACACAGGTCCACCGAGCTGGATTTTAATTGGTCATGGTTCCAGCTAAGATGTATGCAAGTCGGAGGCAATGCCAGTGCCGTGAGTACCTGAGGGCAAAAATATCAGCACACTGTCATCAGATCCAGGACTGTGCAATTTGACCTGtttgcttttctgtgtttgttttgacaTTTCTCTGTCAGATTGCATTTTTCAATCAACATGGATGCAAAGCCAGCGCTGCCAACGCCAAGTACAACAGCCGAGCTGCACAGCTGTACAGAGAGAAGATAAAGACTTTGGCCACACAAGCTACCAGGCGCCATGGCACTGAGGTAACGCAGACAGATTGTGTTACAGTCTAAAAACACCTGCGGGTTTGTCCTCagagtgggaagaaaaaaaacaacctgaagcTGAGATATTAAACACTGGTTCCTTGGGTAGTACCCATCTGCTTATCACACTCATAAGTGCTCATATAATTGAATTGTTTTACTGCTCTCGTTCCCCACAGCTGTGGCTCGACAGTCAGGCTCCTCTATCTCCAACATCACCAGACGACAAGCAGGTGGATTTCTTCAGTCTGCATTCACAGGTATAAATGTATGGTTTCTTTAAGTGGGATTTTGTCCGCATATATCTACAGATATGTTATACACGTTGGCAATTATTCATTTTACTACGTTTACTACCTGGCTAGGCTGTTCCTGAAAATTTGAACATGGGCAAAATGAGTCTGAGCTCCTCTGCATCAGAGAAACCTTTGGCCCCAGAAGAAGGTGAAGACCGCAATGGTATCCTTGTGTTGTTGCTTAATGATCTAACATATACAGACTTACTGCAGTTTTATCTTAAATTGTTTTGTGGCTCATCACATATTTAATCTTCAGGTAACTTGGACGAAGGTCCCAATGTGGAAATGCTGAGTGTTTCTCCAAAAGCAAACCCAGGTTTGAATAAATACTTCATGATTTACTAATTTTACCTAAACTCCAATAAAAGTCTGTCTGAATAATGACCTCACTCTGTCCGTTGTATTTCCAGAGCCTTCTTCTCTTCTTAAGAAGAAGCCAGCAGGTGCCAAGAAAACAGTATGTATAAAGTTTTTATTGATGCCATTCTAGGTACAATAAAACAATTACTAAGCTAAATGAGGAAGGGAGTATTCAAAGAACAAACTTGAGTACTGTCTAAGATTAAAGttaagaaaaatagaaaagcagTCATGTTCTGCTTTGCAACCTGTCTGTAAGGGGTTATAAGTAAAACGCAGTATTTTTCTTATAAATTTGTAACAATTCTCAGTAAATATTTCATTCTCagtaatgtattttattttccttgcaaacttgttttatatttttttctcgtaaaattatgtttttaagcCTGAAGAGTCCAAATTTTATTTCAGAATATAATCTTCTTCTTCATCCCttcatcatttgttttatttggtgCTGGACTGTACATTCATAAAATGTGTCTGCTTGTAGTTGGCCTCAAAGAAGGGCGGTCTAGGCGCTCAGAAGGTAAGCAGCCAGAGCTTCTCGGAGCTGGAGAAGAAGGCTCAGGCTGCTGATAAactcagagagaaagaagagaactCTGCTGCTGCCAAGAAAAATATTACACCTGAGGAGTTCATGTAAGAATATTTACAGCCTTTTTTTCAGTCCGTCTTGCTGTAATCTATTGCTCTGAAAGAGAGTGTTGGGGGCTAAATACATGATCAGTATGTGACCCTTGTGCCACATTTGGCtcacctgtttctgtctctgagcttacctcctttttttccctcagtgcTCCATCCATGCGGCTGGCTTACAAAGAActtgagcagcagaggaaaatcGAGGAGCAGAAGTTGAAAGGATTAGAGGGGAAGAAGAAGGAGCAAGCTGAGAGACTGGGCATGGGTCTAGGCATGAGGAGGTATTGGGGAGTGGGGggaattatttttcattttaatgtgtcTTACTCTCATTTTGGCTCTCTTGGCTCTTCTCTGCAGTGGAGTTTCTCACTCTGTGACATCAGACATGCACATCATCCAGCAGGACAATCCACAGGGAGCAAAGGCCACCAGAGGACGACGATTTatagatgaggatgatgatgaagggTCCTTCAGCTCTAGGTCAGATAaacttaataataatgatatataaaaaaatccaaTCTTTATTGTGTTAATAATGCATATTACAGTTAGGATTGGTGTGACCGTGGGGTGGGGGTTCTTGTGTTaggatgagatggagacagatggtcagctgtggcaacccctagagggagcagctgaaagaataataataattatagttATGATGAATGCTTTTAGCTATAATTATGTAGTCAAACAGCATGATTTGTTTTATGAGAAAATGTCATGAATAGCTTTTACTGGTTAAGACTGGGGAAACCTGAAGTAAGTATTTGGTGTGAGCCTCCTTAACCTTTTTAAATAGGAGTAATTCACCTGAGTCCACTTGCACACTGTGGATTCCTGGCAAGTGCATTGATTAATGCATCTTGCAGAACTTGGCAGAGTTCATTCTGTGGATTTGGGCTTCTGTTTCTGAATTTTCAGAATAGCTCTGATATTGAACCATCTGTTGCAGAGCTCTTTGTTCTTTCTGCAACTGAAGATGGTCATTTTCAAGTTACAGAATTGATTTGGGACCAATCAGTGCCACTCTGAAAGTGTTGCATGATTGATAAGAGTCGATAAACCTAAAATTTGCATGCTAAACAATGTTCTGAATTGTGAGTGTGTCAAAA encodes:
- the arfgap3 gene encoding ADP-ribosylation factor GTPase-activating protein 3 isoform X2, encoding MAEPSKQEISAIFKRLRSIPTNKVCFDCAAKNPSWASITYGVFVCIDCSGTHRSLGVHLSFIRSTELDFNWSWFQLRCMQVGGNASAIAFFNQHGCKASAANAKYNSRAAQLYREKIKTLATQATRRHGTELWLDSQAPLSPTSPDDKQVDFFSLHSQAVPENLNMGKMSLSSSASEKPLAPEEGNLDEGPNVEMLSVSPKANPEPSSLLKKKPAGAKKTLASKKGGLGAQKVSSQSFSELEKKAQAADKLREKEENSAAAKKNITPEEFIAPSMRLAYKELEQQRKIEEQKLKGLEGKKKEQAERLGMGLGMRSGVSHSVTSDMHIIQQDNPQGAKATRGRRFIDEDDDEGSFSSRVLSRFEDQTETSESFSSRWGDGDDGRGWMKESKKSEPDFFLSSTITSLDDRPTTRRKPEAAPVSDTGEARKKFGDDVKAISSDMYFGKQDSSEYEAKTRLERFAGSASISSADLFDDPKKQSASSYRLSNVLPSAPDMSQLKLGVRSVAGKLSVMASGVVSSIQDHYSS
- the arfgap3 gene encoding ADP-ribosylation factor GTPase-activating protein 3 isoform X1, with the protein product MAEPSKQEISAIFKRLRSIPTNKVCFDCAAKNPSWASITYGVFVCIDCSGTHRSLGVHLSFIRSTELDFNWSWFQLRCMQVGGNASAIAFFNQHGCKASAANAKYNSRAAQLYREKIKTLATQATRRHGTELWLDSQAPLSPTSPDDKQVDFFSLHSQAVPENLNMGKMSLSSSASEKPLAPEEGEDRNGNLDEGPNVEMLSVSPKANPEPSSLLKKKPAGAKKTLASKKGGLGAQKVSSQSFSELEKKAQAADKLREKEENSAAAKKNITPEEFIAPSMRLAYKELEQQRKIEEQKLKGLEGKKKEQAERLGMGLGMRSGVSHSVTSDMHIIQQDNPQGAKATRGRRFIDEDDDEGSFSSRVLSRFEDQTETSESFSSRWGDGDDGRGWMKESKKSEPDFFLSSTITSLDDRPTTRRKPEAAPVSDTGEARKKFGDDVKAISSDMYFGKQDSSEYEAKTRLERFAGSASISSADLFDDPKKQSASSYRLSNVLPSAPDMSQLKLGVRSVAGKLSVMASGVVSSIQDHYSS